TCAATCATGAATGCGATAACAAGTTTCCCGCGATCGGACCCCAAGGTTAATAGTAGGGACATGTCCTGGCGCCTCGACAGGACGGAGAACATTGAAAAGTTGTATATCAGGAATACTCCTACAAAAAGCGCTATGAGGCTCATGGCCGCCAGGTTGAGTTGAAAGGAATAAAGCATCGCTGTCAGAGTGGATTTTCTTGAATTCGCGTCAGTCACTTCGAGTCCAGGAGGCAAGGCTTTGATCGCCGAAGATACCGGCCCATCGACTATGAGGTCTATTCTGTCCAGTCGACCAATGCGGCTAAAAACGTTTTGAGCCGAAGCTATATCCATTACAGCAAGATTTTCCTCCAATCCCCCATTAGCGTTTCCAGGCAGGGGACCTAAAATCCGGATTCTCTTTTCCAAACCCGCTTCGAGCGCAGTCAACCAGTCTCCAGTTTTCAGGTTATGCTTTTTGAGAAGGTCCGCGGAAACAAATGCAGACGGCTCGTCAGTATCAAAGAACTGTGACATTCCTTTCTGATCATCGAATTGTGGAACCCAGTTGCGAAACGGAGCCTCCAGGAATGGATCCACTCCCAGGAAATGGACCGGTTCCGAACCTGTTTCGAGCGTATCCGCCATTACGTCTACCAGTGGAGTGGCGGCTACAATTTTGGGATTTTCCCAAAATTGTTTAAAGTAATTCTCATCTATTCTTCCATATGTGGAAATGATCGAATTGGTCGCTCTCCCCGCTAGGAAGTCAACCGAGGATTCGAAGGAGGCAAGAGCTGAGTTGTTGATCAACTCCACAGCCACTATGATCCCGACACCCAATGAAATTCCCAACAGGCAGAGCATAGCCAGGAGCGTATGTCTTCGATAATATTTGAAGTTGAATCTGAGCAGTGTTATCAAATTCATCACGTGGCATCATAGGATAAATGAATCAACAAATTCGTATCAATTCGATCTCTTAAGTCGCACAATTATTTTCTATCAGTATTCCGGACTTGAGTTTGTAATGTCTTGGGGCAATCCACAATGCGTCGGGACTGTGCGTGACCATGATCAAGGCAGCGTTGGATTCCAGGCAAATCCTGTCTATAAGTTGCAGAATGCTGTTTCCCGTTTCCTGATCGAGATTTCCAGTGGGCTCGTCTGCAAGAATCAGTCTTGGCTTCTTGACCAGAGCGCGGGCGATTGCGACCCTCTGTTGTTCGCCTCCTGACAAAACCTCCGGAAACTTCTTCCAAAAGCCGCCCAAGCCAACCTCAGCCAGGAGTTCATGCGCCCGCGTATGGTCACTAATACCTAACAACTCCAAAGGCAGGGTGACATTTTCCCCCACCGTCAACGAAGGAAACAGGTTGAACGACTGAAATATGAATCCAACCTCCCTGCGTCTGTAAAGGGCCAGATCAACTTGAGATCTTTTTGTAAGTTCTTTGCCGTCAAAAAAGAATTGACCCTCTGTCGGAGTGTCTACACCTCCAACAATGTTAAGGAACGTGCTTTTCCCTGAACCGCTCTTTCCCAATAATATTACCCGCTCTCCCTGAAAAAGTTCAAAACTAACCCCGGCCAGAGGGAGAACCTCGCTTTTGGAACCGCTCAAATAACTTTTCGTCACATTTAACAGTCTGACCAGAGGGCGCATATACTCCCACTTAATTTGCCGCGTCGCGATCGAAATAAAAACAGCAAGTGTTTACTTGAACCTATGCCAATTCAATGATCGGGCTCATGCGGCATCATGAATGGATGACGCAAGACTTTCCCGTACGGTGAAACGACATAAAGAGGATGTCTTGAAATTTGGAATCTATCTGTTGTTTCTTCTCTGGCTTGAAGCAGCGGCGTTGTTAGAGTCACCATAAATTCTTTTAAGGCGTTTCTCAAAGTACTCGCTTCTTTTCTTCCGAAACACCATATAATCCGACTCGTCAGGCAACTTGTTGTCGTTCACTCTAAGCCAGATATTAGTAACAGTTACCTGTTCCAGGACAAATCCAAGCCGCATACAAATTAGCTCGCCCTCTGAAAGCTTTCCTATCGCGTTATCCAGGTCTCTCGCCGTCGGTTCACAGTATCTGTAAATGGCGTC
This window of the Desulfomonilaceae bacterium genome carries:
- a CDS encoding ABC transporter ATP-binding protein; this translates as MRPLVRLLNVTKSYLSGSKSEVLPLAGVSFELFQGERVILLGKSGSGKSTFLNIVGGVDTPTEGQFFFDGKELTKRSQVDLALYRRREVGFIFQSFNLFPSLTVGENVTLPLELLGISDHTRAHELLAEVGLGGFWKKFPEVLSGGEQQRVAIARALVKKPRLILADEPTGNLDQETGNSILQLIDRICLESNAALIMVTHSPDALWIAPRHYKLKSGILIENNCAT